AGTCGGTTGTTGTCGAGGACGATGATCGAGTCGGCCTCGCTGCGGAGCTTTTCGAGGCCCTCCTCGGCCTTGACGGTCCGTGCGCGCTCGACGTTGAACGGCGTCGAGACCATCCCGACGACGATCGCGCCCTGTTCTTTGGCGATCTGAGAGACGACCGGTGCGGCCCCGGTCCCGGTGCCGCCACCCATCCCGGCGGTGACGAAGACCAGGTCGGCGTCTCCGAGCACTTCCTTGATGGTCCCCTGGGCCATCTCGGTCGCGCGCTCGCCCATGCTGGGGTCGCCACCGGCACCGAGACCGTTAGTCAGGGACTTCCCGACCAGGATCTTCGTGTCGGCCTCGACCATCTTGAGGTGCTGCTTGTCGGTGTTGATCGCGACCGTGTCGGCGCCCTCCACGCCGATGTTGTAGAGTCGGTTGACCGTGTTGTTCCCCGCGCCGCCACAGCCGACGATGACGATCCGCGGATCCCCGAATTCCGACGCGTCGTCGGCATCCGGCGTCTCCCTCGCCTCCTCTTCGGCGTTGTCAAGGGCGTCTTGAACGATATCTTGCATTGTTACACCTTCACGTAGGTCCGCGGACTGTTCGTTTGCTCCCCTCGATCCTCCTCGAGCATATCGCGAACCGCCGCTCGGATGGCCTCGCTACGATTGGGGTACTTCCCCGTCTCGACCATCCGTTCGACGGCCTCGATCTGCTGTTCCGGAATCCGGAGTGTCACACGCTCCATGGTTTGTATATCCCCGTTCCCGTAAGACCGGCCGACCCATCGAGTGGGTGCGCAGGTCTCACGTGGTGACAGTCGCCACCTGTAAGACCCGTGTCTTACGTAGCTTAGCCGACACTCCCATGGCATATATAATTAACGGCGATTGTAAACGGTTTGTTTACGTCCGAGCGTATTACACCCCGGGTGTGGTGTGTGAATCCAACACTTGGTTAGGGCCTGCGTAAATGCTACTTAGAGCGCTTCTAAAGGCTATTGAGGCCAAATATTAACAAAACTTTGATAGGATTACAGGCTCGGAATGGACCCTCGGATGGGAATGGTAGGTGCCAATAGCGTCCTTTCGAAAAGGATAGAATTCGGCCGTTCGTATCACGTTTGCACAACGGAACTGCGGACCTGGTGGCTCAAATCGGGGACCGATGCATCGGGGCTGCTGGTTCGGGTGAATGACAATCCTTAAATTCGGACGGGGCGCTACGTGAGAGTGCACCCGCCCTTAGCTCAGACTGGTAGAGCAGCCGACTGTAGATCGGCTTGTCCCCCGTTCAAATCGGGGAGGGCGGATTTTTCCTGCGAACGAAGTGAGCAGTGAAAAATCCACACCGACACGATTTGAGCCTGGAAGGCGCAGCGCGAACGAAGTGAGCGACCGTCTTCCTTTGTTCAAATCGGGAAGCGGACTGCGAGACCGACCGGAGGGAGGTCTCGATTTTGGCGAGCGGTGAACGAATGGAACGAGTGAGCCGCGAGCTGCGTTCCTGCGAACGAAGTGAACACTCAAAATGTCTCCTGAGGCGATTTGAGCCTGGAAGGCAAAGCCCGAAAGTGCTGGGGAGCGCACCCCGGAGTTTTTTCCCACTGTTCAAATCGGGGAGGGCGGATTTTCTTCCCTGGCACTTTGTTGTTGCCGGAAACGGCGTTGTTAATTCTCTCTAGTCCGGTTTGAGTTGAACAAGTTATATTATTCCTTGATACTGTTGTTTATGGATTGAGATATAGGTGGACGGTTAGAGGGAAAGGATTAGGCTTGAGGTATTTAAGGAGTTTTTGGACGGATTATCAACCAGTATTCATTGCACGCAGGGGTGGATCAATGTGGGGGAAATGAATATGTATTTGGCATATATCTCTCTGTTACATGGAAATCAACATTTCACTAAGACACGGGCCGCTTGATATAGAGGTCCAAGCTGAGTCTGATGAGAGCTATCGTCAAGAAATTCTTGACATCGCGTCTTTCATTGAGGAAAACGAAACAGTGTTAGAAGCACTGGAAGGATACCCGAATCCCAGTACGGTACATACAGACGAGCAAGATTCCAGTACTGAGCAAATCATTTTGGAAGGAACAAAGAATGATACAGACACTAAACAAACCTCTTCAGACGAGTCCAAAACCTCCGGAAGGTTCGCCTCAATAAGCCGAAGAACTGGTGTAGATGAAGGGACGCTTGAGAGCTTCTTTGATATGCCTGATGACGATGACGAAGTTCCTGCAATAATTATTGAGGAATTTAACGAAGGCGTTGAGGCACTTGGAGACAGCAGAATGGAACGGCAAGCGAGAGCCTCTTTGATGCTTCTCTACATTTGGGAGGATATTCGTGATGTTGAGAAGGTCTACTCAACAGACCTTGGTGACTCTCTCCATATGTCTGGGATTGACCCCGAGAAGATGGCGAATATGTATCAAGCGTTCGACGGGGACGCAGATGCGTACTTTGAGCGACACGGGAGTGGCGGTCCGTATTCTGGAGTAAGTCTCACTCGTCGAGGGGAACGTGCAGCTATTGATGAAATACAAGAGATTGCTGGCGAGTAAAAATGGAAGATGAATTTAGCCGATTCATTCAACAGTCAGAATACGATTCACAGAAAGAATTAGTGGGCCTTGTGATATACTATCTCGACAAAGAGCTGGATAACCCTACTATCACAACTGCAGATGTCTCCTCGCTGCTCGAAAGTTCACGGATACACATTAATTCAGATGTGGTCTCAGCCCGCGTTTCAGATTTGCAAAATGAAGGGTTATTGACAATTACCCAAGACGACTCCCCATATAAATATCGGCTTACATTCGATGGAATTGAACATTTTGAGAGCTTAGCAGCAGAATTAGAGGATCCCGATAAGATACGTGATGACAAATTTATCGAGACGAGCAATGTATCTGTGGATTATTATAGCAAATTAGTCGAAGACATTAACAAAAGCTATCAGTACGGTGTCCACGATGGATGTTTAGTTCTAACCCGTAAACTCTTCGAAAATTTTGTGATTGACATTTTACGTGCAGAGTATGGTGGCGAAGGTATCAACCTCTACTATAATACTGAAAATGGACGGTTTCACGGACTTGGGACCCTATGTGGAAAATTGAGGGAGAAATCGTCTGAGCTCGAGCATTATTCAAGACAATTGAACAATGGTCTTGTTGACCGCGTAGAGCAATTCAAGGACCATGGCAACTCGCAGGCGCATTCGGTTCGTGTTGATATTGATACTGATGAGATTGATGGTATGAGCGAAGAAGCAACAAAATTGACAAATACTCTCTATGATATCCGTGAAGAAGTTAGAATCGCTAACGGAAGTTCAGACAAATCGGAGTGATATTAGTTGAATACAAATTGTCTTGCCCCGTTCAAACCGGGGAGGGCGTATTCTTTTTGAGCGAGCGTAGTAGCCTCGGTTTTGTTCGAAGGGTGAACGAAGCGTCCCGAGAAATCAGCTTCGAACGAATCCGTCCTAACCAGCCCTACGACCAACCCGCTACTCGAGGGTCGTTGACAGTGTAATATCCACGCCCGCAAGAGCCTTCGAAACCGGGCAGTTTGCCTTCGCCTCGGCAGCGTACTCCTCGAACGTCTCGATCTCGATGTCCGGAACCCGCGCGTCGAGCGTGAGTTCGATGTGATCGATCTCCAGGGAGTCCGCGTTCAGAGAGACCGCCGCCTCGGTGTGGACACGCTGGGGGTCATACCCGTCTTCGGCGAGGGCGTTTGCAAGCGCCATCGAGAAACAGCCCGCGTGGGCCGCGCCGATGAGTTCTTCCGGGTTGGTGCCGCTCCCGTCCGCGAAGCGTGAATTGAAGGAGTATGCCCCCTCGAACGCGCCGCTTCCGAGCGCCATCGAACCGGCCCCCTCCTTGAGTGTGCCTTCCCACGTCGCCGTGGCGTTTCTGACTGGCATAGCGGGAGTAGGTGCCAGCCCTTGATAGGTGTTGGCTAGCGGGCAGCGAATGGGAAATCCGGGGCGCGCAGTCCCAAAAAAGAGGAGTCGCTCAGATCGGAATCTCGTCCTCGGGGTGTTTCTCGCCTTTGTCCTTGCCCTGCTTGCCGATGATCCACATGATCGCGAGCAGCGGCCAGACCGGCAGCAGGACCAGTGCGATCCCGGCGGCGATGATCCAGCCGAGGACCGACATCTCCGGCGCGGTGTGTGTGGGTGTCGGTGGGGTGACGGTGTCCATACGCCGCGGTTTGCGGGCCTAGGCAAAAGCCGTGACGGTTCCGCCCAGCGCAGGCCTACTGGTACATGCCCGGCATGCGACTCTCCTTGTACTGCCCCTGGCCCTCGACCATCTGCTCGTACTGCTCGGCGATCTGCTGCATACGCTCCTGGATCTCCTCTGCCTGCTGTTCGAGCTCGGTGGTGTCGATGTCGAAGTCCACGAGCGGTTCGAGCGCGGTCTCGATCACGTGCTGGGCCGCCCCAGGATCGGGCAGATAGGGGTGGGCCTTGACGATCAGTACCGCTGCGGGGATCGACTCGTGGTGGCAGGCCTGGGCGAGCGCGCCAGTCACGCCCCCGATCACGCCGGGATCGGCGGCCAGGTCGATGTCCTTGGCCTGGAGTTTCGCTTTCATGTCGGGGGTCGTGGCGACGGCCGTGACCGCGCCGCGTTCTTCTTCAAATTGAGCGGGCGCGCCCGCGAGGAAAAAGGCCTCCTCGATCTCCCCGAGCGCCGAGAACGTCGCCGTGGAGAGCGGTCGGAAGGCTTGCCAGGGCAATGCCAGGTCACTCTGGAGCGTGAGGATGGCCGGGTCAGTGCCGGCATAGACCCGCACTGGATCTCGGGCCATGCCCTCCTGGAAGGTGACGACCTGGGGGAACGTCTCGTCGTACAGCGTCCCATAGAGGTCGAGACCGAGCTGTTCGGTGATCTGGTCGACCGCGATCGAGGCCACCAGCCCGTGTCCGGGGAGTCCCTCGATGAGGGTCGTCCCCTCGACCTCGATGGTGTCGTGCTGTTCGAAGGTCGCCGCGTCGTCGATCTCCCGCTGGGTCGGGGCCATGGGGACATGTTTGTGCGCCTATGTGAAAACAACTCCCATGGGTTCGATCGCCACCTCGAAACTTAGTTGAGGGGGAGGGCCCTGGCTCGTGGCGTGCACGGACAGCGTTCGCCCCGACGGAGACGGCACGGTGAGACACGGAGGGAGCGATGGTAGAGGTCCTCGCGGTCGCCTCTGGGAAGGGCGGCACTGGAAAGACGACGGCGACGCTGGCCCTCGGGATGGGGTTGGCCGAGGAGTACGACGTCACCGTCGTCGACACTGACACGGGCATGGCGAATCTCCTCTTTCACGCTGGCCTGGCTGACGTCCCGGTGACCCTGCAGGACCTGCTCATCGGCGAGGGCGACCACCCGGTCTCCGAGGCGGTCTATCACCGCTTTGGGATGGATATCGTGCCCTGCGGGACGAGCCTGGAGGCCTTCCGGGACGCCGATCCGTCCCGTCTCCAGGAAGTGATCGCGACCCTGGCCGAGCAGACCGACGTGCTGCTACTCGATTCGCCTGCGACCCTGGGAAGCCGGGATGCAGTCCTCCCGATCGTCATCGCGGATCGGATCGTCCTGGTGGTCCAGCCGACGATCCCGGCCATCACGGACGGCCTGAAGGTCCAGGAGTACGCGACCGCGTATGGGACCGACGTGGCCGGCCTGGTCTTCAACAAGGTCCACGATCCCGAGGAGGTCACTCATATCACGGATCGGGCGGGCGAGTACGTCTCGGGACCCGTTCTGGGCGCGGTCCCCATGGACGAGGCGGCCCGGGAGGCACGGAAGGCGGGCACCCCGCTTCTGGCCCACGCCCCCGACAGCCCGGCCGGGTCGGCCTTCGCCTCGATCGCGTCGGCACTCGACGTCGAGGCCGCCGATCCGGACCGCGTGGCCGATCGGTTCCGGAACGCCGTGATCCCGGACGGCCCATGAGCCGGCCGGAGGGACAGGCGCGTTTCGACCGCGTCGTGATGGACGTCGGCGAACCGCTCTGGGAAGCGCTCGAAACCGAACTCGTCGGGTACGGCGAGATCCAGCCCCAGGCCGGCCTCTTCGGGGACGGGGCCGGTCGGTGTGTCCTGTGGTTCGACGAGGGCGTTCCGGTGAGCGTGCGCCACACGGGGACGGGTCGGAGTGGCTCCGAGGCCCTCGCCGACATCGCCGAAACCGGGCCCTACCGGGTTCGACTCGTCGAAACTGCCGACGTCGAGACGGTTCAGCACGGTGAGATCCCGCCGGCGGCCCCCGCCGAGCGGGTCGTCGGGGACGCCGACCTCGCCGACCGCACCCGCGAGGCGGCCGACGACCCTGAACCGGCGGAGCCGGACGCCGAACTCGACGCCGTCGAAGCCTTCCTCGCCGACGACGAGAAGATCGAGGCGATCCAGAAGCGGGCGGCGATGGAGGCCCGCAAACGGGCCGAGGAGTGGGGTTTCGACGTCGACGAGGAGTGATCAGACCAGACCAGCCAGTCGGAAGCCCACCCAGGTGATCCCCACCAGCACGCCCGAGTGCAGCAGGGCCTCGTAGACCCCGCGGCCGGTGAGCCCGGCGAACCAGCCACTGGCGAGCATCGTCGCCTGTGTGAGGACATAGAAGAGCGGCCGTTTCTGGCCGGGCGCTTCCATAGCCGTCACCGTCACGCCGGCGACCGGGCCGGTGGGACTGGCCGTGTCGAGGACCATGAGATTCACCGCGACGACGATCGCCACGATCAGCAGGGCAACCGTCCAGCCCACCAGGATCACCACGGGAAACCGGGAGCGGCGGGCCCGATCGGCGTGAACGAGTCGCCCCGTCTCGGTCTGGAGGTGGGCCACGGCCGTCCGGGCGTCGGCACCGGCCTCGATCGCGCCGATGGCCAGCCCCACCGTTCGGCCGGCGAAGGGTGTCCCGATTCGGCCGACGAACCGTTCGAGGGCTTCCGTCCGGCCGCCGGTCGGCCCATGGACGAGTTTGAGGTCCACGGCGAGCTTTCTGATCGGCTCCTGCAGCGGTCCGTAGGACTCCTCGGTTGCGATCTCCGCGACGGCCTGACGGAGGGGGCGACCGCTCTCGAGTCGCTCGGACAGGCTGTGGACGAACCCGGGGAGCGCCCGATCGATGCGGGCACGACGGCGGGCCCGCCGCACGTCCACGAGCCCGGTTGGGACTGCGACGGCCACGTAGGCCCCGAGGAGCAAAGTGGAAACCGCACCACCGGAGAGAAGTCCCAAGCCGAGCGCGCCGAGGGCAACCGGGAGCAGGACGAGCAGGGCGTTTGTCGGGTTGCTGGGACTCGATTGCAGGACCGCGATCGGGCTCTGGGCTGGGGCCGGTGCGGCCCAACGATGGCCACTCGGTCGGAGGAGGAAGGCAAATAGCGCTGCCACGGCCCCGAGCAGGACGATGCCGACGCTGCCGACTCCGGCCAGGAGCCCGTCGAACTGTGGGCGGCCGAATTCGAGCGCCGTTGGAACCGTATCCGGGAAGACGATCGAGACGCCGGCCAGACCGAGGAGGAGGAACAGCGGCCCGACCAGCAGCAGCACGAACAGTCCAACCACTGTCCGGAGGTAGGACGCCTCCCGTCTGTGTCGCTGTTCGTCCTCGACGGCGAGCAGCCGACTCTCGTCGGCCAGAAACTCTCTGAGTGCTGTGTCTCCCTCGCGACGCCGTTCGATGAACGTCAGGAGAAACGGCGCGAGTGATTCGGTCGCAGGCGTGTCACGGGCCTCCCGCCTGATCGCCGATTCCACGCTCCCCGTGAATTGCTGCCGACGGCGGATCCGTCTCGCGCTGTTGGCCATCGCGCCGTGCACGCGCTCGTTGTCGGCGATCCGCTCGAAGAGCCGGGCGGGATCGACCGTTCCAGCCGCCGTCACGTGGAGATATCTGACCGCCCCCGGGAGCGTGTGCTCGATCTGTGTCCGTCGCCGACGGACGAGATACTCCAGCGCGAGACTCGCCCCGCGCCGGAGCAGGTATTTGGCGAGTCCACCGACGAACAGCCCGACCGCCAGGCTCCCTGCCAGGACGGCCCCGGATCCGTCGATAGCGGGGGCCGAGAACTGAACCGACCGGAGGAAATTCCGAGCTGCGAGCGCTCCTGTGGCACCCGCAGCGAGGGCGACGAGCCAGGAGAGTGCGTACTGACCGAGCAGATGGGTCTCGAAGGAGTGGGACAGCCCGAGGGCCCGAAAGCGGGTGCGGTCCCGCTCGTGACGGGCCGAATCGACGTGTCGACCGAAGAGCCGAAAGGCGAACTGGCCGAGCCGGTCAGGAACTCGCCGGCTCATTGCTCCCAGTTTCGGATCCGTTCGATGGTCGCGGCTTCGTCCGTCCGCAGGTCGGCGAGAAAGCCCATGAGACGCTCCCGGTCGGTCGAGTCCCCGGTCAGGAGGTACTCGACGTACTGCCGGCGCCGCTCGAAGGCGACTGCCGCTGGACCCACCCCGGTTTCAGGGCTCGCGGCAAGTGTCCGGGCGAACCGGCTGGAGAGTGCCCCGTCTTCCTCGGTGTCGAAGAGCCGCTCGAACTCCGGGCCGGGTTTTCGTTCGGCTCGCTCGCCGTCGGGCGATACTGGGACCCACCCCGTCGCGGTTTCGTCCGCCTTCGGCGGTGGCAGTTCGACCACGAGATCCACACCGGCCGTGAACTCCTGAACGATCCCGGCCTGGGACACCAGGTGAGCAAACAGGGACCGATCGGCAGCTCTCGCCGCCGCGAAGGCGGGTCGGCCGCTCGCGACGACACTCCCGAGTTGTTCGAGGGCCTCGGGGGTGTTCAGGCCGCTCAAAACGGCGACGTCGGGGTGCAACGCGTCCCGTTCGGTCCGCCGGTCCCACCCCCGGTCACCGTCCCGACGGGGGACCGAGATGGCCGTCTCGTGTGGCAAGTCGACCTGCGAGTCGCCGGCCCCAATCTCGACCGGGCGGTCGGCGGCGGGGATGAATGGCGTGTGCGCGCCCAGTGCGGCGGTCGGTTCGGCATCCACCGGGCCCACGAACACGACCGTGCCCCGATTCGCGGCCGCGGTCCAGATTCCCGCGACGAGCTCGGGATCGAGTTGGTTCCGTTCGACGAGCGCCATTGGGGTCGGGGGCGTCTCGCGCTCGGCCGTGATCGAGACGTGCCCGCGCTCCGCTCTGTCGGGCAGGGACACCGAGCAGTGCATCTCCCGACGACCCGACTTCGTGTCCCGTTCGAGTGTCACGGTGGTCGCCGGCCGATGGACGCTCAACTCGACGCCGCCCTCCGCTGCGAGCGAGCGGGTCAGCGCGACGAATTCGGCCGTGTCGTCGATCGAGAGGGTCGTCGGCATCCGGGTGTCCCCAACCGTGGTTCCCCGATGAGAGACGACCGTGATACGGTCGCCGACACGGTTGACCTCGACCGACCGGACTGCGGGATCGCGAAGTGGAATCGTCAGTTTCCCGTCCCCGAGCAGGTCTCGAAGCACGTAGTAGGTCAGGGCGTCGAGGCGCTCGCTCCGGGACGCTGGGGTGAGCGATCCGGAACGGGACCGACGGGGGAGCGGAAGCCGATCGGCCAGCCGGGCAAGGGGCCGGGTGCCGATTCGACGGTTGAGCAACGTTCGAGCACGTTCGGCCACGCTGTGGATCTCGTCGTCCAGGATCCCGGCGGGCGGGGATTCGAGGAGGCGGTCGAGGACGGTCTCGATCAGCGCTCGATCCCCGGGGAGCAGGTCCGGCTCCTCGACGACGTAGCTCACCTCGAAGGTGTCCGCGCCCAGGAGGTGTCCGCGGACCACCGTGACCGGGATCTCGAACCCGGCGAAGGGGACTGTCTCTCGACGCAGGCGCTCACCGAGAAACCGGTCGAGGAAGGGCGTGTCGTCCGGCAGGTCGGTGATCGCGGGCGCGAAATCCCGGGTGTGTACCGCGAGCCGATCCGCGTTCGTGTCGGCGATTCGGACCCGGTCGTCAAGCGCCAACGGCGTCAGGTCCCCGAGTGCCCGCAACGACGCGAGCAGGTGGTACTGGAGCCGTCGCCGGCTGGCCGGTCGCCGATCGTCGAGTTCTGGCAGCCGGTCCCGGAGGCGACTGGGCAGGCCGTCGGTTACGCGCTCGACGGCCCCCGCCCGGGTTCGTGGTCGGCTGATCGTGGCGTCCTCGAATCGCCGTTCGATCCGTTCCTGGGTCGCTTTCTCCCGTTCGCTCAGCGACGGTGTCCGGGTGTGATACCGATATCCCTCGCCCTGTTCGCTGACGGTCGCGACGATCCCGTTCGAGACGGCGTACTGCGAGCGGACCGCTGGGGCGTACCAGGCCGTCCGATCGTCGGGTGGGACCGGCCCCGGCACGGACGCCGGCAACTCCTCGCTCATGGGGGCTCTTTGCCCCGCCCCGGTTTGTAAACGCTCCCACATCGAGGCAAACGTATGCGAAAATTGAACTGCCTGCTATCGAAGCTCGATCGCCGATTGCAGCGGTATCGAGAAACCGAGTCTCGAAACCTCTCTGGAATCCAATCCGGACAGCAAGGCCTGAAGCCGCCGGGCTGATCTCGGTTCGGAACCGAAACGGACAAAGGGGCCTGCAGGTAACGATTAGCTGCGCCGAGGTAGCCTAGCCCGGCCAAGGCGGTTGCTTCGAGAGCAACTGTCCGTCAGGACTCGTGCGTTCAAATCGCACCCTCGGCGCTTTTCCTTACCGCAATCCAGGTAGCCGATCGAGGAGCCGAAGCATCCACACCATTCCCGATTCGTACCAATCATTCGGGAGCCAGCGCGGTGGGTGAATCGACGGCCCACGTTGTTCGGAGACCGTTCGGGATTCGGTGTATTTCAGCACGCCTTCCGGCCCGTGGCGCCGCCCAATTCCCGAGTCCCGCATGCCGCCCATGGGTGCGTCGATCGACCCCCAGGCGGGAGCGTAGGCCCCGTTGACGTTGACGGTCCCACACTCGATCCGGCTGGCGAGTTCTCGTCCACGTTCGGGCGTGCCCGTAAAGATGCTCGCGTTGAGCCCGTAGTCGGTGTCGTTGGCCATTTCGACGGCTTCGCTCGTGGCGTCAAACGGTTCGACGGTCACCACGGGTCCGAACGTTTCCTCCCGTGTGATGGTCATCGAGGGGTCCACGTTCGTCAGAACGGTCGGTTCGTACACGTACGGACCGACAACCGGACGATGTCGACCGCCGACCTCGACTGTCGCCCCGGATTCGGTCGCGTCTTCGACGTGTGCTTTCACCGTGGCCAGTTGCGCTGGGCCGATCAGCGAGCCGACGTCCGGCCCGTAGTCGTAACTGAGCCCCAGTTCGAGTGCTTCGATCCGTTCGACCAGCAGATCCACGAACGGTTCGAACACCTCTCGGCTCACATAGAGCCGTTCGAGGGCGAGACAGAGCTGGCCGGCGTTCCCGAACGAGCCGTGGATCACCGCCTCGACTGCCCGGTCCAGATCCGCGTCGGCCAGGACGATCATGGGGTTCTTGCCACCGAGTTCGAGTGTCGCGTCGATCAGGTTCTCCCCGGCCAGACTGGCGACCGTTCGCCCGGTTTCTGTACTCCCGGTGAAGACAACGAAATCGACCCGATCGACGAGCGCCGGGCCCACTGTCCCACCCGGCCCCGTCACCACCTGGAAGACGTCCTCCGGGAGGCCAGCCCGTCTGAGGAGGGTCCGGACCAGCAGGGCGGTAAACGGTGTCGCACTCGCCGGCGTCAGTACGACGGCGTTGCCCGCGAGCAGCGCCGGGATCGCATCAGCGATCGACAGGGTCAATGGATAGTTCCACGGCGAAATCACCCCGACGACCCCCACCGGCGGGTGCTCGACGGTCGTCCGGGTCAGGAACGGGATCGCACCCCGACGGCGTTCGGGTTCGAGCAGGGCCGTTCGGTGCCCGTAGTATCGGGCGGTGTTCGCGACGTCCAACACCTCGTTGAGAGCGTCGAGGCGGGACTTCCCGGTCTCCAGTTGAATCAGGTCGAGTACGGTGGCTCGTTCGTCGAGGATCGTGTCATGAAACCGGCGGAGGATCCGGGCGCGGGATTCGACCGGGAGAGTCGCCCAGGACTGCTGGGCAGTGCGGGCCCGGGCCACTGCTTCGGCCACGTCGGTTTCGGTTCCGGACGGAACCGACCCGATTTCGGCATCCGTCCCGGGGGCCCGGACCGAAATGGACTCCCGCTCGCCAGCCGTCCGAACCGTGTCCGCGAGTCGGGATAGCTCGCTCTCGGAGACGCGTGGCGGGAACTGGGCGACTGTCATTCTATCACGATAGGCCCCCGCGTACCAATAGTGTCGGGGGCCACCCGAACGTGTCAGTCGTCGGCCGGGAGCGCCGGGTCGTCCTCGGTGGCCAGCAGGCGATCGAGCCCGTCAACGATCGCATGGACGCTGCCCAGCGTGATGTCCGCCTCGCTGCCCGTCGCGGCGACCGAGCGGTCGCCCCGCGAGAGGGTGACCTCGACGGTGACGACGGCGTCGGTGCCGCCGGTGATCGCATCGACGTGATACTCCTGGAGGTGGAAGGTCAGATTCCCCAGGGCCTTCTTCACCGCCTTCATCGCGGCGTCGACCGGCCCGCTTCCGGTGCCGCTCGCGACCCGCTCGACGTCGCCCACGCGCAACCGGACGCCCGCGGTCGGAGTGCTCGACCCGCTTGTCGCGGTGAGATCGAGCAGTTCGACCTGGCGCTCGCGGTCCACGTCGGTCACGTCCTCGGCGATGGCGAGCAGGTCCGTGTCCGTCACACGCTTGCCGCGCTCGCCGAGGGCCTTCACCCGCGAGACGATCGCTTCGAGCTGGTCTTCGGTCACCGAGACGTCTTGCTCGTCGAGCGCGGCGCGCACCCCGGCCCGGCCGGCGTGTTTGCCCAGGACGAGCCGTCGCTCCCGCCCGACCGCCTCCGGCGGGTAGGGCTCGTACATGCGCTCGTCCTTGAGCGTGCCGTCGGTGTGGATCCCGCTCTCGTGGGCGAAGGCGTTCTGTCCGCTCACGGCCTTGTTCGGCGGGAGTTCCATCCCCATCGCGTCCGCGACCAGGCTGGAGAGCCCGTAGAGGGACTCGGTCTCGACCGTCTCGATATCGTAGCCGTGCCACAGGGACACGACGACTTCCTCGAGGGCCACGTTCCCCGCGCGCTCGCCGATGCCGTTGACGGTCGCGTGGACGAGGTCCGCGCCCTCGCCCACGCCCGCGAGCGCGTTCATGAGTGCGAGGCCCAGGTCGTCGTGAGTGTGGACACTTACCGGGCCCAGGTCGGCCAGGCCGGCCACTGCCTCGGCGACCTGGTCCGGGCTCGCGTGGCCGACCGTGTCGGCGTAGGCGAACCGGTCGGCCCCCGCGTCGTGGGAGACCGCCGCGAGTTCCTGGAGAAAGTCGGGGTCCGCCCGGCTCCCGTCCTCGCCGATCACCTCGACCCAGAGACCGTGGTCGGTGGCGTACTCGACGAGTTCGGCCGTGGTCTCCTGGACCCCGGTCTTCGTGGTTCCCACCTTCGTCTCGACGTGGCGGTCGCTGGCCGGCACGACCAGGTTGATGCCGTCCACGTCGGCATCGAGCGCGAGGTCGACGTCGTGTTGGACCCCGCGCGCGAAGCTGGTCACCGTCGCGTCGAGGTGCTGGCTGGTGACCTGCTCGATGGCCCGCTGCTCGCCCGGGCCGGTACAGGCACTGCCCGCCTCGATGACCGAGACGCCCGCGTCGTCCAGTGCGCGGGCGATCTCGACTTTCTCGGCTGCGGTGAGGGACACACCTGGGGCTTGCTCGCCGTCCCTGAGCGTGGTATCGAGGAGCTGTACGTCGCTGTCG
This region of Halodesulfurarchaeum sp. HSR-GB genomic DNA includes:
- a CDS encoding PAC2 family protein; amino-acid sequence: MAPTQREIDDAATFEQHDTIEVEGTTLIEGLPGHGLVASIAVDQITEQLGLDLYGTLYDETFPQVVTFQEGMARDPVRVYAGTDPAILTLQSDLALPWQAFRPLSTATFSALGEIEEAFFLAGAPAQFEEERGAVTAVATTPDMKAKLQAKDIDLAADPGVIGGVTGALAQACHHESIPAAVLIVKAHPYLPDPGAAQHVIETALEPLVDFDIDTTELEQQAEEIQERMQQIAEQYEQMVEGQGQYKESRMPGMYQ
- a CDS encoding ribbon-helix-helix domain-containing protein, with the protein product MERVTLRIPEQQIEAVERMVETGKYPNRSEAIRAAVRDMLEEDRGEQTNSPRTYVKV
- a CDS encoding type II secretion system F family protein, with protein sequence MSRRVPDRLGQFAFRLFGRHVDSARHERDRTRFRALGLSHSFETHLLGQYALSWLVALAAGATGALAARNFLRSVQFSAPAIDGSGAVLAGSLAVGLFVGGLAKYLLRRGASLALEYLVRRRRTQIEHTLPGAVRYLHVTAAGTVDPARLFERIADNERVHGAMANSARRIRRRQQFTGSVESAIRREARDTPATESLAPFLLTFIERRREGDTALREFLADESRLLAVEDEQRHRREASYLRTVVGLFVLLLVGPLFLLLGLAGVSIVFPDTVPTALEFGRPQFDGLLAGVGSVGIVLLGAVAALFAFLLRPSGHRWAAPAPAQSPIAVLQSSPSNPTNALLVLLPVALGALGLGLLSGGAVSTLLLGAYVAVAVPTGLVDVRRARRRARIDRALPGFVHSLSERLESGRPLRQAVAEIATEESYGPLQEPIRKLAVDLKLVHGPTGGRTEALERFVGRIGTPFAGRTVGLAIGAIEAGADARTAVAHLQTETGRLVHADRARRSRFPVVILVGWTVALLIVAIVVAVNLMVLDTASPTGPVAGVTVTAMEAPGQKRPLFYVLTQATMLASGWFAGLTGRGVYEALLHSGVLVGITWVGFRLAGLV
- a CDS encoding P-loop NTPase — protein: MVEVLAVASGKGGTGKTTATLALGMGLAEEYDVTVVDTDTGMANLLFHAGLADVPVTLQDLLIGEGDHPVSEAVYHRFGMDIVPCGTSLEAFRDADPSRLQEVIATLAEQTDVLLLDSPATLGSRDAVLPIVIADRIVLVVQPTIPAITDGLKVQEYATAYGTDVAGLVFNKVHDPEEVTHITDRAGEYVSGPVLGAVPMDEAAREARKAGTPLLAHAPDSPAGSAFASIASALDVEAADPDRVADRFRNAVIPDGP
- a CDS encoding OsmC family protein, with amino-acid sequence MPVRNATATWEGTLKEGAGSMALGSGAFEGAYSFNSRFADGSGTNPEELIGAAHAGCFSMALANALAEDGYDPQRVHTEAAVSLNADSLEIDHIELTLDARVPDIEIETFEEYAAEAKANCPVSKALAGVDITLSTTLE
- a CDS encoding secretion system protein, encoding MSEELPASVPGPVPPDDRTAWYAPAVRSQYAVSNGIVATVSEQGEGYRYHTRTPSLSEREKATQERIERRFEDATISRPRTRAGAVERVTDGLPSRLRDRLPELDDRRPASRRRLQYHLLASLRALGDLTPLALDDRVRIADTNADRLAVHTRDFAPAITDLPDDTPFLDRFLGERLRRETVPFAGFEIPVTVVRGHLLGADTFEVSYVVEEPDLLPGDRALIETVLDRLLESPPAGILDDEIHSVAERARTLLNRRIGTRPLARLADRLPLPRRSRSGSLTPASRSERLDALTYYVLRDLLGDGKLTIPLRDPAVRSVEVNRVGDRITVVSHRGTTVGDTRMPTTLSIDDTAEFVALTRSLAAEGGVELSVHRPATTVTLERDTKSGRREMHCSVSLPDRAERGHVSITAERETPPTPMALVERNQLDPELVAGIWTAAANRGTVVFVGPVDAEPTAALGAHTPFIPAADRPVEIGAGDSQVDLPHETAISVPRRDGDRGWDRRTERDALHPDVAVLSGLNTPEALEQLGSVVASGRPAFAAARAADRSLFAHLVSQAGIVQEFTAGVDLVVELPPPKADETATGWVPVSPDGERAERKPGPEFERLFDTEEDGALSSRFARTLAASPETGVGPAAVAFERRRQYVEYLLTGDSTDRERLMGFLADLRTDEAATIERIRNWEQ